The Candidatus Binataceae bacterium genomic sequence GGTGGACAGCGTGATCTTGTTGATCTTGTCGCCGACCTGAATCTGGTCGACGACATTCATCCCCTCAACTACCCCGCCGAAGATGGTGTACTGGCCGTCAAGTCCCGGTTGAGGCTCCAGGCAAATATAGAACTGGCTGCCGCTGGAGCGGCGCTCGGGATTGACGTCGTCACCCAGCCGTGCCATTGCGACCGTGCCGCGCAGATGCTTTTCGCTGGAGCTGATTTCGGCCGGCAGATCGTATCCAGGTCCGCCCGAGCCGTTGCCCTTAGGGTCGCCGCCTTGGACCACGAAACCGGGCACGACCCGGTGAAAAGTCAGGCCGTTGTAAAAGCCGTCCTTGACTAGCTTTTCGAAGTTGGCCACGGTCTTGGGCGCAACTTTCGGATATAGCTCGATTACGAAACTGCCGCGCGCGGTCTGTACCGTGGCGTAGGAATTGGTATGGCGCATGGGTAAACCCTCCGTATCGCTGGATCGGGAGCATCCGGGGGTCATCCAGATGGCCAGCACAGTACCGACCACGATCGGCATCCAAAGATTTTTGAACATCAGATTCCTTTCCCGGCTCATGTTTTGCGAGCGGTGCTCGTACTAGACCGCCAATTGCACTTGATTCGGCTCAGAGTAGGGCAGGAGCGTTCCTAGCGCAACCGCGCCGTTCAGGTCGCTGTCTCACCCTCGCCGTCATAAATCAACCCGCCCGCGACCACCCGTGCGAAACTGGTCAATTGATGGGGGCTCAGCTTGCCGTCGGGAA encodes the following:
- a CDS encoding peptidylprolyl isomerase, which produces MFKNLWMPIVVGTVLAIWMTPGCSRSSDTEGLPMRHTNSYATVQTARGSFVIELYPKVAPKTVANFEKLVKDGFYNGLTFHRVVPGFVVQGGDPKGNGSGGPGYDLPAEISSSEKHLRGTVAMARLGDDVNPERRSSGSQFYICLEPQPGLDGQYTIFGGVVEGMNVVDQIQVGDKINKITLSTTPPA